A region of the Geomonas subterranea genome:
CCTCAAAAACGCGGGCGACTTCCTCGGCATCAACCCGGCTTCGGCCGGGCTCTCCTTCCTCCCCGCCACCCACCTGGCCGGCGTGGTCCTGGGAGGGGTGCTGCTCGGGTTCATCGGCAGCGCGACCTCGCTCAAGAGGTTCATAAACGTCTAGCATGCGCCACTTTACCGCCACAACGCTGCTCGTCCTCTCCCTCCTGGCCCCCGCGCTTTGCCGCGCCGGCGCCAACGAGGAGTTGCAGAACATCAAGAAGCAGATCAAGGAAAAGAACCGGCTCATCTCCAAGACCCAGAAGGTGGAGACCAAGGTCTCCGGGGAACTGGTGCAGATCCAGAAGTCGCTGACCGAGAAGCAGTCGAGCCTCAACACCCTGGGGCGCGATCTCGCCGGTGTGGAGAAGGGGATCGACAAGACCCACGACGACATCGAGCGCGAACGTCAGGAGGCGGAGCGCAAGAAGGCGCAGATAAACCGCCGCATGGCCGCGCTCTACAAGGGGGGGGACACCGGCAACCTGCGCGTCTTCTTCTCTTCAGAGTCGTTCCCGCAGATGAGCGAGAACCTGCGCTACATGCGCAGCATCCTGGAGAACGACAAGAAGCTGTTCCAGCAGTACAACGAGAACCTGGAGCGGCTGAACCATCTGAAGGAGCGCCTGGAGCAGGAGGCGCTCAAGAAGGAAGGGCTGCGCCGTTCCATAGAGGCGAAAAAGCGCGAGATCGAGCAGGAAAAGAGCCGCAAGGCCACCTACCTGGTCAAGGTGCGCCAGGACAAGCAGGGGTACCTCGCGTCGCTCAAGGAGCTGCAGGCCAACGCGAGCCGCCTGCAGAGCATGATTCAAAGGCTTGAAGCCAAAAGTAGAAAAGCGTATAGTTCCAAAGGTCGTCCCGGCAAGGTGAGCGAGCCGGCGCGTCCCGGCGTGACCGCCAAGGCCACCCCGGTCCCCAACCAGGGGCTTGGTGCACAGAAAGGGCGGCTCTCACTGCCGGTGCGCGGCAACATCGTCGACCGTTTCGGTAGGCATAAACACCCCGATTTCGATTCCTTTACTGTCAGTAACGGGATCTCAGTGGCAGCACCCGCCGGCAGTGCCATTCACGCGATCTATGACGGCGAAGTGATTTTTGCCGACTATTTCAAAGGCTATGGTAATATGATCATCGTCGATCATGGCGATGGGTTCTTCAGTCTTTACGCCCACGCCTCGTCCATAGCCAAGAGGGTCGGCGCGAAGGTGTCGAAGAACGATGTCCTTGCCAGCGTGGGCGACCTTGACTCAACCAAGGGGCCCATGCTCTATTTCGAGATCAGATACCAGGGGAAACCGGTGGATCCGTCCCCCTGGTTCAGATAAGCAGGGTATCGCAACAAAATCCAGGGAGGCAAAATGTTCAAGGGCAGCAAATTCAAGAAGACAACCCTGTTTGTCACTACCGTTGCACTGCTGACGCTCGTCATCGCGTTCGGTGTGCAACGCAGATGCGCCGCCCAGGGGGGCGGCAACGACTACCAGTCCATCGAGCTGTTCACCGACGTGCTCGCCATCGTGAAGAAGAGCTACGTCGAGGAAGTGGACACGAAGAAGCTGGTCTACGGCGCCATCAACGGCATGCTCACTTCGCTCGACCCGCACAGTTCCTTCATGCCCCCCGACACCTACAAGGAGATGAAGATCGACACCAAGGGCGCCTTCGGCGGCCTGGGCATCGAGATCACCGTGAAGGAAGGGATCCTGACCGTCATCTCCCCGATAGAGGACACGCCGGCGTTCCGGGCGGGGATCAAGGCGGGCGACCAGATCCTCAAGATCGATGACAAGTTCACCAAGGACCTGACCATAACCGACGCGGTGAAAAGGATGCGCGGCGTGAAGGGGACCAAGGTCACCCTGACCATCATGCGTGAAGGGTTCGACAAGACCAAGGAGTTCGTCCTGGAGCGCGACATCATCCAGGTCAAGAGCGTGAAGTACAAGGTTCTCGACGACGGCTACGGCTACATCCGGGTCGCCCAGTTCCAGGAGAAGACGGACGACGACCTGGAGAAGGCGCTGCAGGCCCTTCAGGCGGACAAGAAGCAGCTCAGGGGCCTGGTGCTGGACCTCAGGAACGACCCCGGCGGGCTCCTCGACCAGGCGGTCCGCGTCTGCGAGCACTTCGTCCCGGAAGGGAAGCTGATCGTGTACACAGAGGGGCGCGAGAAGGACTCCCAGATGCGCTTCACCTCGAGGAAGAGCCACAAGCAGGGTGAATACCCCATCGTGGTGCTGATCAACAGCGGCTCGGCCTCCGCCTCGGAGATCGTTGCAGGGTGCCTGCAGGATCACAAGCGCGCGGTCATCATGGGGACCCAGAGCTTCGGCAAGGGTAGCGTGCAGACCATCATCCCGCTTTCCGACAACTCGGGCCTGAGGCTCACCACCGCCCGCTACTTCACCCCGAGCGGCCGCTCCATCCAGGCGAAGGGGATCACCCCGGACATCGTCGCGGAGCGGGTGGAGATCGCAGCGACCAGCGAGAAACGCGAAGGGATGCACATCCGCGAGAAGGACCTGGAGAACCACTTCGAAGGTGACAAGAAGGACGATCAGGACGAGAAGAAGGTGAAGCAGGCTCCCTACAAGACCGATGAGATGATCAAAAACGACTCCCAGGTGCTGCGCGCCCTCGATCTCCTCAAGGGGTGGGACATCCTGAAGAGCATGGGAAAACTTCCTTCTTAAGGGAGGCGAGGTTCCGCACATGGCTGTAAAAGAAAGGGGTGGCTCAGCCATCCCTTTTTTTTACGCTTCTGCCTTGTGTCATACCCGGCGGCTTGCTTGACAGTATCCGCGGTGCTCAGTAAAGTAAAAAGCCGGTCCGTTCCTGCAGTTATTCCCACAGGCACCGAGGTCATCATGATCAGGCAGACGCAGTGGCTGCTTTTCCTCTTACTCCTTCTGACCGCTACTCCCGCTTTTGCCTTGCCGACCCTCTCCATATCCTCACCCGCTTCAGACGGCGTCTTCGTGCTGCGCGGCGACCAGATGGACGGGGTCGCGGGCCTGGACATCAGCATCGCCTATGATTCGGCCACGCTTGCCAACCCACGGGTGACCATGGGGAGGCTGGCGCAGGGGATGATGAGCGCCGCCAACCCCGGCAACCCTGTACGGATCGCCATCGTCGGCACGCGCGCCCTTACCGGCGGGGGGATCGTCGCCAGCATCGCCTTCGACCGGACCGGCAACTCTCCCGGAATCGTCACCCTGGTCACCGGCACCCTCATCGACGCCAACGGCAGGAAGGTCGCCATGGCGCAGCCGCTGATCGTCAATCCCTCAACGGTGGTCGCCGCGACTGGAAGTGGCGCCGGAGCGGCGCAGAGCGCGCAGGAGACCAAGAGCGAGACCGCCCAGGTAAGCGGGGGGGGCATGGTCCCGCGCTCCCTGCCGGTCGGGGGGACCGTCACCATGCCCGGACAGGAAACGGCGGCCGGGCAGGAGGTGATAGCCGCCCCAGAGGGCGCGGTGGTGGTCGAGACCCCCTCCAGCCGTGAGGGGGCGCCGGCGGTCAGGAAACGGCTGCCCACCAAAAAGGCGCAGCTGGAAGGCGAACAGGCGCCGCTGGACCGTGAGGAGAACCCGCCGCAGGAGAGGGAGAATCCGGCACCCGAGGCTGCGAAGCCCATGCCGCAACTGACCCGGCCGGTGATGCTCACCAGCGTCCTGGACAGCTTCAAGACCTTTCAGGGCGAGCGTACCCCCGCCAACCTGATCGCCCTTTTTCGTCAACCCCCTCCCGTTCCCTACAATCAGCTCCCACCGGTGGCCATCGCCGACGGCAAGGCCACGGTGACTCTGGTGATCGCCATGGCGACAGGCGACGTCACCCCCAGCTTCACCTTCAGCGATTGCACCTATGTCTCGCACAGACGCACGGAGGCCGGGTGGGAGATCCAGGCCAGGCCGAAGCGGGACGTGGTAAAGGCGAGCGTAACCATGCTCTACGGCGGCTTGCGCCAGGAGTTCCCGTTGACGGTGGCGCCCAAGGCCGCACTGGTGCAGGGGAGGTCCCGCCAGGTCAAGGAGAGCGACTTCCAGCGCTTTTTGAAGGAGCGGGGGACGCCGGCGCGCCCGCGTTTCGACCTCAACAAGGATGGCCGCCGCGACTACGTCGACGACTACATCTATGCCGCCAACTACCTGGCTCAAGCCGGAGCGCAGGTGCGTTGACGGCTGAACGGGTGACAGTTCCGGAGCGGTGGACAGGATGCCCCCTTCGGCGCGGGTCGAGGGGGGCATCGTCGTAGCTGCCGCCGGACGTGCGGTGGGGCGGTGCCAGGTTTTAGTTGCCGCGACGGCGCCTGTACGGTATACCAAAAGTCCGCCGCGGATCAGTCGGCTCATGCGCCGGGAGGAAGCATATGTTAGTTCTGAAAGACAGTGGTCTTTTTCAGCAGCGTTGCTTCATCAACGGAGCCTGGACCGGGGCCGACAGCGGGGAGACCATCGATGTCACCAACCCCGCCACGGGGGAAAGCTTGGGGAGCATCCCGAAGATGGGGAGCGCCGAGACCCGGCGCGCCATCGAGGCTGCCCAAGCCGCCCTGCCGGGGTGGCGCGCCAAGACGGCGCAGGAACGCGCGGTGATCATCAGGCGCTGGTCCGAGCTGCTTGTGGTGCACCAGGACGACCTTGCCGTGCTGATGACTGCGGAGCAGGGGAAGCCGCTGGCCGAGGCCCGCGGCGAGACGGTTTACGCGGCGTCTTTTCTGGAGTGGTTCGCCGAGGAGGGGAAGAGAATCTACGGTGACGTCATACCGGCGCCGCAAAGCGACAAGCGCATCGTGGTCCTCAAGGAGCCGGTGGGAGTCTGCGTCGCCATTACCCCCTGGAATTTCCCTTCCGCCATGATCACCCGGAAGGTCGCGCCTGCGCTGGCCGCAGGCTGCACCATGGTGGTGAAGCCCGCAACGGCGACCCCATATTCGGCGCTGGCCCTGGCGGAACTGGCCCGGCGCGCGGGAGTCCCCGCCGGAGTCTTTTCGGTGATCACCGGCTCCGCAACCGGCATCGGCGGCGAGATGACCTCCAATCCGCTGGTCCGCAAGCTCACCTTCACCGGCTCCACCGATGTCGGCAAGAAGCTGATGGCGCAGTGCGCCGGGACGGTCAAGAAGGTTTCGCTGGAGCTTGGCGGCAACGCCCCCTTCATCGTCTTCGACGACGCCGACCTCGACGCCGCCGTCGAGGGGGCGGTCATATCCAAGTTCCGCAACACCGGCCAGACCTGTGTCTGCTCCAACCGGTTCCTGGTGCAGGACGGCATCTACGACCGCTTCGCCGAGAAGCTGACGCAAGCCGTCGCGATGCTGAAGGTGGGGGACGGGCTGAAGGGTGAGACCCAGCTGGGGCCGCTTATCGACATGGCGGCGGTGGAGAAGGTCGAGGAACATATAGCCGACGCCGTCGCCAAGGGGGGACGTGTCGTCATCGGCGGCACGCGGCACGCGCTGGGAGGTTCCTTCTTCGAACCCACCGTGCTGACCGGGGTCACTCCGGACATGCTGCTCGCGAGGGAGGAGACGTTCGGTCCGGTGGCGCCGCTGTTTCGCTTCCGGACCGAGGAAGAAGCCATCCAGTTGGCGAACGCCACCGAGTTTGGCCTGGCCGCCTACTTCTACAGCCGGGACATCGCGCGGGTCTGGAGGGTGGCCGAGGCGGTGGAGTACGGCATCGTCGGCATCAACACCGGCCTCATTTCCACGGCGGTCGCTCCCTTTGGCGGTATGAAGGAGTCCGGCATCGGCCGGGAAGGCTCCAAGTACGGCATCGAGGAGTTTCTGGAAGTGAAATACCTCTGCATCGGCGGCATACGATAAACACCTGAACTGAATCCACAGACAGACGTTACTCCTGGAGGGGGGAGGTCGGGAGGGGGAACCCATCGGCTTTTCCCCTCCCAGGCCCTCCCCTCCGGGGGAGGGGAATTTTAGGTGCCTATGACCAACGTTACTACCTACAACGACGGAAAGGTGCTGCGCGGCGAGGTCGACGTGGTGCGGGAATTCCCCCTGGTGCTGCGCGTCAACGATCGTGAGCTCGTCACGCTGATCGCCTCGCCCCACGACCTGCGCTTCCTGGTGGCCGGTTTTCTGCGGCTGCAGGGATTCGTCTCGCACCTGGACGACTTCCTGGTGTTGAGCGTTTGCAACGATTACGGCATCGCCAACGTTCGCATCAAGGGCGAAATCCCCAAGGAGCTGAAACCGGTGCTGACCTCCGGGTGCGGCACCGGCATCACCTTCTCTCTGCCGGGCACAGACAGCGCGAGGGGGGGGGACGCCGGGGTGCAGGTTGCGGTCGCGGCAATCTTCGAGCTGATGAAGCAACTGGCGATGAACTGCACCAGCTATAAGAGCCACGGCGGGGTCCACTCCGCCGCCGTCGGCGCTGTCGACGGGACGCTCGTCCTGCACGCGGAGGACCTTGGTAGGCACAACACCATCGATCGTCTGGCCGGGGAGGCCCTGCTGAAGGGCATTCCCCTGTCCGGAACCATCCTGGCCACCTCCGGCCGTGTCTCTGCGGAAATGGCTGCCAAGGCTGCGCTTTTGGGCATCGCCGTCATCGTTTCCCGCACCTCTCCCACCGACATGGCCATCCGCATCTGCGACGAGGCCGGTATCACCCTGGTCGGCTACCTGCGCGGTACCAGGTTCACCGTCTACACTCATCCGCACCACATTTTATTTACTTAATATTTCACCTTTCCTCACAGTGATCCAGCTCCTCTGATTCCAGATAAAACGCCACAGTAACAGCTCCTTCGAGACGGATCTGCGCTATTTTACAGGCGCTTTCAACAATTGACAAAACTGGGTAAAAATTGTATACAGTATCCGTTCAAATGAAGTATCAGCTGACAGAAGAGTTTTGATAACTTCCGTAAATAGCTGCACATTATCTAGGAGGAATCATGATCGAAGCGTACCTGAAGCAAGAGGCAGAAAGAAAGGCACTTGGGATTCCTGCGAAGCCGCTCGACCCTGAGCAGACCGCGGACCTTTGCAAACTGTTGGAAGCGCCCCCGGCAGGCAAGGAGGAGTTCCTGCTCCACCTCCTGAAGGAAAGGGTTTCTCCGGGCGTCGACCCGGCGGCCGAAGTGAAGGCCGGTTTCCTGGCGGCCATCCTTTCCGGCGCCAAGAAGTCCCCGCTGGTCTCCAAGAAAGACGCAGTCAAGATCCTCGGCACCATGCTGGGCGGCTACAACGTGGCCCCGCTGGTTGCAGGCCTGAAGGACGCGGAAGTCGCCGACGAGGCGGTCAAGGCCCTCTGCGGCACCACCCTCGTGTACGATGCCTTCGATGACGTTCTTGAACTCTCCAAGTCCAACGCCGGCGCCAAGAAGGTGCTCGAGTCCTGGGCCAACGCCGAGTGGTTCACCTCCAAGCCCGGCCTGCCGGAGACCGTGAAGGTGAAGGTCTACAAGGTCGAGGGGGAGATCAACACCGACGACTTCTCCCCGGCGGGCGACGCCTGGAGCCGTCCGGACATCCCGCTGCACGCGCTTGCCATGGGCAAGACCCGCTTCCCCGACGGCAACGCCACCATCGCCAAGTTCAGGGCGGACGGGTTCCAGGTTGCCTTCGTGGGTGACGTCGTGGGTACCGGCTCCTCCCGTAAATCCGCCTGCAACAGCGTCCTCTGGCACATCGGCCAGGACATCCCGGCGGTTCCGAACAAGCGTCGCGACGGCATCATCATCGGCGGCGTCATCGCACCGATCTTCTTCAACACCGCGCAGGATTCCGGCGCCTTCCCGATCAAGACCGACGTGACCAAGATGAAGACCGGCGACGTCATCGTGATCAACTCCAAGAAAGGTGAGATCACCACCGAGGGGGGCGAAGTTCTCTCCACCTTCACCGTGGCCCCCAACACCCTGTTCGACGAGTTCCGCGCCGGCGGCCGCATTCCGCTGATCATCGGCCGCGCCCTTACCGACCGCGCCAGGAAGGCGCTCGGCATGGCCCCGACCGACGTCTTCACCCTGCCGGTCAACCCGGTTGCCAAGCCGGGCCAGGGGTACTCCCTGGCTCAGAAGATGGTCGGCCAGGCCTGCGGCGTCGCCGGCGTCCTCCCGGGCACCGCGTGCGAACCGAAGATGACCACCGTCGGTTCCCAGGACACCACGGGACCTATGACCGCCGACGAGCTGAAAGAACTCGCCTGCCTGAAGTTCCAGGCGCCGATGTTCATGCAGTCCTTCTGCCACACCGCTGCCTACCCGAAGCCGGCCGACGTCAAGATGCACAAGACCCTGCCGCAGTTCATCATCGAGCGTGGCGGCGTGCCCCTGAAGCCGGGCGACGGCGTCATCCACTCCTGGCTCAACCGTCTGCTGGTTCCGGACACCGTCGGTACCGGCGGCGACTCCCACACCCGTTTCCCGATCGGGATCTCCTTCCCGGCGGGTTCCGGCCTGGTCGCCTTCGCAGGCGCCCTCGGCTTCATGCCGCTGGACATGCCCGAGTCCGTACTGGTCCGCTTCAAGGGCAAGTTCAACCCCGGCATCACCCTGCGCGACGCGGTCAACGCCATCCCGTACTGGGCGATCAAGCAGGGGCTCCTCACCGTGCCCAAGAAGAACAAGGTCAACATCTTCAACGGCCGCATTCTCGAGATGGAAGGTCTTCCGGAGCTCTCCGTCGAGCAGGCCTTCGAGCTGACCGACGCCGCCGCCGAGCGTAGCGCCGCCGCAGGCTGCATCAAGCTCTCCGAGCAGTCCGTGGCCACCTACCTCCGTTCCAACGTAGCTCTCATGAAGCAGATGATCGCCGACGGCTACCAGGACGCACAGACCCTGCAGAACCGCATCGACGCGGTCAACGAGTGGCTGAAGGCTCCGAAGCTTCTGGAAGCGGACGCCAACGCCGAGTACGCCGCTGTCATCGAGATCGATCTCGCCGAGATCACCGAGCCGATCCTCGCCTGCCCGAACGATCCGGACGACGTGAAGCTCCTCTCCGAGGTTGCCGGCACCCCGATCCAGGACGTGTTCCTCGGTTCCTGCATGACCAACATCGGTCACTTCCGCGCTGCCGGTGAGATCTGGAGGGGCCAGAAGTTCAACCCCAACGTCCGCACCTGGATCTGCCCGCCGACCCGCATGGACCAGGCCAAGCTGAAAGACGAGGCGTACTTCTCCGTCTACAGCGCCATGGGCGCACGCGTCGAGATCGCCGGCTGCTCGCTCTGCATGGGCAACCAGGCACGCGTGCCCGACGGGGTGAACATGTTCTCCACCTCGACCCGCAACTTCGACGACAGGATCGGCAATGGCGCCAAGGTGTTCCTGGGCTCCGCCGAGCTCGGTGCCGTCACCGTCAACATGGGCAAGCTCCCGACCCCGGCCGAGTACCTGGCCGTGTACAAGGAGAAGGTCGAGCCGAACAAGGACAGCGTGTACAAGTACCTCCAGTTCGACGAGATGTAATCAGAACTGGCCGCAACGCAGCAGTAAAAAAGGCCCGCCGGGAATCCGGCGGGCCTTTTTGCGTCACTTGTCCGACCTGTCTGACACGTCGGAGTCCGATTTACAGCAGCGCTTTCAACTCCGCGATGAGGTCGGCCAGGAGGTCGTACCCTCCCTGCCAGAAGCTTGGGTCGCTGAAGACGATGCCGGCCGGTGCGAGGGTGTCGCCGGGGGACTTGGAACCGCCGTCGGCGAGGATCTCGCGGTAGATGGGGACAAAGCTCTCCCGCTCCTTCAGGTAGCGCTGGAACAGCGACAACACCACCAGCTCGGCGCAGGTGTAGGAGTAGCAGTAGAAACGGGCGTGGATGAAGTGCGAGATGTAGCTCCAGCCGTAGCGGTAGGGTTCGATCATCTCCACGGAGTCCCCGTACAGCTTCGCGTTCTCCCGCCACCAGAGGTCCGAAAGCTCGGTCGCGGTCAAAAGACCGTTCACCCGCTCCAGGTGCATCTGCTCCTCGAACCTGGTCAGCACGTTCTGCCGGAAGGTCGTGGCGATGATGTCCTCGATCTTGGCGCACAGAAGCGACTTCTTCACTTCGACGTCGGTCTCCCGCTCCAGGAGCTGGCGGGTCAGCAGCATCTCCCCGAACACCGATGCGGTTTCCGCCAAGGGGAGCGGCGGGTGGTAGTTCAGCATGGTCTGGCGCTGGGCGAGCTGGTAATGGATGCCATGTCCCACCTCGTGGGCGATGGTGGCGACGTCGCGCAGGTTGCCGGTAAAGTTCAGCAGCAGGTACGGGGGAAGCGAAGGAGTCATACCCATGCAGAAGGCGCCGCCGCTCTTCCCGGGACGGGGCAGCACGTCCACCCGCTTCCCGGTGAAGAAGGAGTCGGCGAGCTGGGCGAACTCCTCGGAGAAGCCGCGGTAAGCCTCGACCGTCATGGCGCGCGCCTCTTCGAAGCTGTACGTGCGGTCGCTTTCCGTGAGCGGCGCGTAGACGTCGGTGTTCTTAAGTTTGGGGATGCCGAGCAGCCTGGCCTTGAGGCGGAAGTATTCCTGGGCCAGCGGATAGTTCTTTTCGGAAACCTGCATCAGGCTTTCCACCACCTCGTTGGGGATCTCGTTGCCGAGGTTGGTCGGCTCCATCGGATGGCTGTAGTTTCTGAGCTCCATCTCCTGGGAATGATCCAGGGCGACGTTGTTGAACACCGCCGAGTAGAGGATGCTGTGCTCCTCGTGCTTTTTCAGGAAGGTGCCGAAGGCGCGCTCCCTCAATGCCGCATCGGGGTGATGCAAAAGTGCCAGCAGCTCCTCTCCGGTCATCTCCTTCGTCTCGCCGTCCATCTCCAGGGTGTAGCGCAGCGAGGCGGAGACCTCGTCGAACAGGCGGCAGAAGGCCTGGACGCCGGTAAGGCTCTTCTGGGTAAGGAGGCTCTCCTCGCGCTCGGACAGGGTGTGCTTCTTGAACTTACGCAGCACCGCCAGGAAGTGCCGGTAATTGCCGAGCACAGGATCCTGCAGCAGCTGCTGGTACGGTTCCTCCTCCATCTGGATGATCTCGAGATCGAAGAAGAGGAGTTCCCGTCCCATGGCGTTGCCGAACTCCTGGGACTTCTGGGAGAGGCGCTTGTGCAGGTCGCTTTCGCTGTCGGCAGCGAAGAGCAGGTGCGAGTAGAGCTGTGGTACGGCGAGCTCCTCCTGCAGCTTCTCGTACGCTTGCAGCGCTTCCAGAAGGGCTGCCGCGGAAAGCCCGG
Encoded here:
- a CDS encoding murein hydrolase activator EnvC family protein; translated protein: MRHFTATTLLVLSLLAPALCRAGANEELQNIKKQIKEKNRLISKTQKVETKVSGELVQIQKSLTEKQSSLNTLGRDLAGVEKGIDKTHDDIERERQEAERKKAQINRRMAALYKGGDTGNLRVFFSSESFPQMSENLRYMRSILENDKKLFQQYNENLERLNHLKERLEQEALKKEGLRRSIEAKKREIEQEKSRKATYLVKVRQDKQGYLASLKELQANASRLQSMIQRLEAKSRKAYSSKGRPGKVSEPARPGVTAKATPVPNQGLGAQKGRLSLPVRGNIVDRFGRHKHPDFDSFTVSNGISVAAPAGSAIHAIYDGEVIFADYFKGYGNMIIVDHGDGFFSLYAHASSIAKRVGAKVSKNDVLASVGDLDSTKGPMLYFEIRYQGKPVDPSPWFR
- a CDS encoding S41 family peptidase gives rise to the protein MFKGSKFKKTTLFVTTVALLTLVIAFGVQRRCAAQGGGNDYQSIELFTDVLAIVKKSYVEEVDTKKLVYGAINGMLTSLDPHSSFMPPDTYKEMKIDTKGAFGGLGIEITVKEGILTVISPIEDTPAFRAGIKAGDQILKIDDKFTKDLTITDAVKRMRGVKGTKVTLTIMREGFDKTKEFVLERDIIQVKSVKYKVLDDGYGYIRVAQFQEKTDDDLEKALQALQADKKQLRGLVLDLRNDPGGLLDQAVRVCEHFVPEGKLIVYTEGREKDSQMRFTSRKSHKQGEYPIVVLINSGSASASEIVAGCLQDHKRAVIMGTQSFGKGSVQTIIPLSDNSGLRLTTARYFTPSGRSIQAKGITPDIVAERVEIAATSEKREGMHIREKDLENHFEGDKKDDQDEKKVKQAPYKTDEMIKNDSQVLRALDLLKGWDILKSMGKLPS
- a CDS encoding cohesin domain-containing protein — its product is MIRQTQWLLFLLLLLTATPAFALPTLSISSPASDGVFVLRGDQMDGVAGLDISIAYDSATLANPRVTMGRLAQGMMSAANPGNPVRIAIVGTRALTGGGIVASIAFDRTGNSPGIVTLVTGTLIDANGRKVAMAQPLIVNPSTVVAATGSGAGAAQSAQETKSETAQVSGGGMVPRSLPVGGTVTMPGQETAAGQEVIAAPEGAVVVETPSSREGAPAVRKRLPTKKAQLEGEQAPLDREENPPQERENPAPEAAKPMPQLTRPVMLTSVLDSFKTFQGERTPANLIALFRQPPPVPYNQLPPVAIADGKATVTLVIAMATGDVTPSFTFSDCTYVSHRRTEAGWEIQARPKRDVVKASVTMLYGGLRQEFPLTVAPKAALVQGRSRQVKESDFQRFLKERGTPARPRFDLNKDGRRDYVDDYIYAANYLAQAGAQVR
- the gabD gene encoding NADP-dependent succinate-semialdehyde dehydrogenase, producing the protein MLVLKDSGLFQQRCFINGAWTGADSGETIDVTNPATGESLGSIPKMGSAETRRAIEAAQAALPGWRAKTAQERAVIIRRWSELLVVHQDDLAVLMTAEQGKPLAEARGETVYAASFLEWFAEEGKRIYGDVIPAPQSDKRIVVLKEPVGVCVAITPWNFPSAMITRKVAPALAAGCTMVVKPATATPYSALALAELARRAGVPAGVFSVITGSATGIGGEMTSNPLVRKLTFTGSTDVGKKLMAQCAGTVKKVSLELGGNAPFIVFDDADLDAAVEGAVISKFRNTGQTCVCSNRFLVQDGIYDRFAEKLTQAVAMLKVGDGLKGETQLGPLIDMAAVEKVEEHIADAVAKGGRVVIGGTRHALGGSFFEPTVLTGVTPDMLLAREETFGPVAPLFRFRTEEEAIQLANATEFGLAAYFYSRDIARVWRVAEAVEYGIVGINTGLISTAVAPFGGMKESGIGREGSKYGIEEFLEVKYLCIGGIR
- the fdhD gene encoding formate dehydrogenase accessory sulfurtransferase FdhD, whose amino-acid sequence is MTNVTTYNDGKVLRGEVDVVREFPLVLRVNDRELVTLIASPHDLRFLVAGFLRLQGFVSHLDDFLVLSVCNDYGIANVRIKGEIPKELKPVLTSGCGTGITFSLPGTDSARGGDAGVQVAVAAIFELMKQLAMNCTSYKSHGGVHSAAVGAVDGTLVLHAEDLGRHNTIDRLAGEALLKGIPLSGTILATSGRVSAEMAAKAALLGIAVIVSRTSPTDMAIRICDEAGITLVGYLRGTRFTVYTHPHHILFT
- the acnB gene encoding bifunctional aconitate hydratase 2/2-methylisocitrate dehydratase, coding for MIEAYLKQEAERKALGIPAKPLDPEQTADLCKLLEAPPAGKEEFLLHLLKERVSPGVDPAAEVKAGFLAAILSGAKKSPLVSKKDAVKILGTMLGGYNVAPLVAGLKDAEVADEAVKALCGTTLVYDAFDDVLELSKSNAGAKKVLESWANAEWFTSKPGLPETVKVKVYKVEGEINTDDFSPAGDAWSRPDIPLHALAMGKTRFPDGNATIAKFRADGFQVAFVGDVVGTGSSRKSACNSVLWHIGQDIPAVPNKRRDGIIIGGVIAPIFFNTAQDSGAFPIKTDVTKMKTGDVIVINSKKGEITTEGGEVLSTFTVAPNTLFDEFRAGGRIPLIIGRALTDRARKALGMAPTDVFTLPVNPVAKPGQGYSLAQKMVGQACGVAGVLPGTACEPKMTTVGSQDTTGPMTADELKELACLKFQAPMFMQSFCHTAAYPKPADVKMHKTLPQFIIERGGVPLKPGDGVIHSWLNRLLVPDTVGTGGDSHTRFPIGISFPAGSGLVAFAGALGFMPLDMPESVLVRFKGKFNPGITLRDAVNAIPYWAIKQGLLTVPKKNKVNIFNGRILEMEGLPELSVEQAFELTDAAAERSAAAGCIKLSEQSVATYLRSNVALMKQMIADGYQDAQTLQNRIDAVNEWLKAPKLLEADANAEYAAVIEIDLAEITEPILACPNDPDDVKLLSEVAGTPIQDVFLGSCMTNIGHFRAAGEIWRGQKFNPNVRTWICPPTRMDQAKLKDEAYFSVYSAMGARVEIAGCSLCMGNQARVPDGVNMFSTSTRNFDDRIGNGAKVFLGSAELGAVTVNMGKLPTPAEYLAVYKEKVEPNKDSVYKYLQFDEM
- a CDS encoding M3 family oligoendopeptidase, with the protein product MSSDLNWDTTPLYPSPSAPELTKAFDDATVQVAGFRERYRGKVAGLSAAALLEALQAYEKLQEELAVPQLYSHLLFAADSESDLHKRLSQKSQEFGNAMGRELLFFDLEIIQMEEEPYQQLLQDPVLGNYRHFLAVLRKFKKHTLSEREESLLTQKSLTGVQAFCRLFDEVSASLRYTLEMDGETKEMTGEELLALLHHPDAALRERAFGTFLKKHEEHSILYSAVFNNVALDHSQEMELRNYSHPMEPTNLGNEIPNEVVESLMQVSEKNYPLAQEYFRLKARLLGIPKLKNTDVYAPLTESDRTYSFEEARAMTVEAYRGFSEEFAQLADSFFTGKRVDVLPRPGKSGGAFCMGMTPSLPPYLLLNFTGNLRDVATIAHEVGHGIHYQLAQRQTMLNYHPPLPLAETASVFGEMLLTRQLLERETDVEVKKSLLCAKIEDIIATTFRQNVLTRFEEQMHLERVNGLLTATELSDLWWRENAKLYGDSVEMIEPYRYGWSYISHFIHARFYCYSYTCAELVVLSLFQRYLKERESFVPIYREILADGGSKSPGDTLAPAGIVFSDPSFWQGGYDLLADLIAELKALL